The following are from one region of the Thermoanaerobaculia bacterium genome:
- a CDS encoding glycosyltransferase family 2 protein: QAMRPGSDRLLVVADRCGDDTAQVARAAGADVVVRDDEASGRGKGGALRFALGCVPGNPREAVAVFDADSEPSARFFEAADAALASGARALQAFVDPVPSASLVSRIAAYSEIVSQRISDRLRAGFGWGIPLRGTGMVMERSLLAGALARCSTFVEDLETTLLLAADGVRVRPLAASVRDPKPATASGVVRQRARWLGGHLAALGARRREIARLLGSLSGATLVVSLFAKPRSLFFSARLALFVALLLLAAGSPWRWVEALLGIFLLRDVLLLAGGLLVVDRPAFYLPAVLAAPIYPLVWAAGALRSLSSRGRWLSARRNA; the protein is encoded by the coding sequence GCAGGCGATGCGGCCGGGGTCCGACCGTCTGCTCGTCGTGGCGGATCGCTGCGGGGACGACACCGCGCAGGTCGCGCGCGCCGCGGGCGCGGACGTCGTCGTCCGCGACGACGAGGCGTCCGGGCGCGGGAAGGGAGGAGCGCTCCGCTTCGCTCTCGGATGCGTTCCCGGGAATCCGCGGGAGGCCGTCGCCGTGTTCGACGCCGACTCGGAGCCGTCGGCCCGCTTCTTCGAGGCCGCCGACGCGGCGCTGGCGTCCGGCGCGCGCGCCCTCCAGGCATTCGTCGACCCGGTGCCCTCCGCGTCGCTCGTCTCGCGGATCGCCGCGTATTCCGAGATCGTCTCGCAGCGGATCTCGGATCGCCTCCGCGCCGGATTCGGCTGGGGGATCCCGCTGCGCGGCACGGGGATGGTGATGGAACGGTCGCTCCTCGCCGGCGCTCTCGCCCGCTGTTCGACCTTCGTCGAGGACCTGGAGACCACGCTGCTGCTCGCGGCCGACGGCGTGCGCGTCCGGCCTCTGGCGGCCTCGGTCCGTGATCCGAAGCCCGCGACCGCTTCCGGCGTCGTGCGGCAGCGCGCGCGCTGGCTCGGAGGCCATCTCGCCGCGCTCGGCGCCCGGCGGCGCGAGATCGCACGGCTGCTCGGGTCGCTTTCCGGGGCGACGCTCGTCGTCTCGCTCTTCGCCAAGCCCCGTTCTCTCTTCTTTTCCGCGCGGCTCGCGCTCTTCGTCGCGCTTCTCCTGCTCGCCGCCGGGTCCCCGTGGCGGTGGGTCGAGGCGCTCCTCGGGATATTCCTGCTCCGGGACGTCCTGCTGCTCGCGGGCGGGCTGCTCGTCGTCGATCGGCCGGCGTTCTATCTTCCGGCGGTCCTCGCCGCCCCGATCTACCCGCTCGTCTGGGCGGCGGGCGCGCTGCGTTCGCTCTCGTCGCGCGGCCGCTGGCTCTCCGCGCGGCGAAACGCGTGA
- a CDS encoding glycosyltransferase, whose product MRILFPYLARARAANWSRYQQLLAARARAGDEVTLLEPPARRSDETNYRDVDIPLPAGFRTEEVRVFRPFWEARLPFDKIVKKGAYSLAANRRARAIARTARPDVLLVYNVTQESLLDYPAAVVFDVADDLPAMLRVEGGILGPALAIAARRALSRMIRGAALVTTPSRVLLPRLGEKAAFVPNGVDPEEIGSAREAAARNAAGEAARNAAGEAARNASIGFLGSFEYFIDFDLVLELAARLPGRRFVLIGGGRRLAEVRGRVERKRLGNVELTGPLPHGEALARLAGCAFSLCPFTRDAVGDGASPLKLFESLALAVPAVATRTAEIRAERAANVLFADDAEEAAAAIAAAEARPPGEGRAESEAAAAEVLRERSWDRIGEAWAARVRGLIPTARA is encoded by the coding sequence GTGAGGATCCTCTTCCCCTACCTCGCGCGCGCTCGCGCCGCGAACTGGAGCCGCTACCAGCAGCTGCTGGCGGCTCGCGCGCGGGCCGGGGACGAGGTGACCCTGCTCGAGCCCCCCGCGCGGCGGAGCGACGAGACGAACTACAGAGACGTGGACATTCCGCTCCCCGCGGGATTCCGCACCGAGGAGGTCCGCGTGTTCCGGCCTTTCTGGGAGGCGCGTCTTCCGTTCGACAAGATCGTGAAGAAGGGAGCCTATTCCCTCGCCGCCAACCGGCGGGCGCGGGCGATCGCGCGGACCGCGCGCCCCGACGTGCTCCTCGTCTACAACGTCACGCAGGAGTCGCTGCTGGACTATCCCGCGGCGGTCGTCTTCGACGTCGCGGACGATCTTCCCGCCATGCTCCGCGTCGAAGGAGGCATTCTCGGCCCGGCGCTCGCGATCGCCGCCCGCCGCGCGCTCTCGCGGATGATTCGCGGAGCGGCGCTCGTCACGACCCCGTCGCGCGTCCTCCTGCCGCGGCTGGGCGAAAAGGCGGCGTTCGTTCCGAACGGCGTCGATCCCGAGGAGATCGGGAGCGCCCGCGAAGCGGCGGCCCGGAACGCCGCCGGCGAGGCGGCGCGGAACGCCGCCGGCGAGGCGGCCCGGAATGCTTCGATCGGCTTTCTCGGCTCCTTCGAGTACTTCATCGACTTCGACCTCGTGCTCGAGCTCGCCGCGCGGCTGCCGGGGCGCCGGTTCGTGCTGATCGGCGGCGGACGCCGACTCGCCGAGGTGCGCGGGCGTGTCGAACGGAAACGCCTCGGGAACGTCGAGCTCACGGGGCCGCTCCCGCACGGCGAGGCGCTCGCGCGTCTGGCCGGATGCGCGTTCTCGCTGTGCCCGTTCACGCGGGACGCGGTGGGCGACGGCGCGTCTCCTCTGAAGCTCTTCGAGTCGCTCGCGCTCGCCGTGCCGGCCGTCGCCACGCGAACGGCCGAGATCCGCGCCGAACGCGCCGCGAACGTCCTCTTCGCCGACGACGCCGAGGAGGCCGCCGCCGCGATCGCCGCGGCCGAGGCGCGTCCGCCCGGAGAGGGGCGGGCGGAATCGGAAGCCGCGGCCGCGGAAGTCCTGCGCGAGAGGAGCTGGGACCGGATCGGCGAGGCGTGGGCCGCGCGCGTGCGCGGGCTCATCCCGACCGCGCGCGCGTGA